The Diaminobutyricimonas aerilata nucleotide sequence GGTGGGGAGACGAGCACGTCTCCGCGGCGTTCGACGCGCCCGGCGCCGAACTCGTCGTGAACGGCGATCGGGTGACGGCGACCTGGGCGGTCACCGTCCCCGCACACGGCGAGGTGTCGATCGACTGGCGGGTCACCGCGGTCGACGCGCACGCCGTCGTCGGACCGGGCCGTGGACCGCGCCTCACCGCCCCCGCCCTCACCACCGGCGACGAACGACTCGCCCGCTGGGTCGCCCGCGCCGTCGACGACCTCGATGCGCTGCGCCTGGAGACGAAGGGACTGCCCGGAGCGGAGTTCCTCGCCGCCGGAGCGCCGTGGTTCTTCACCCTGTTCGGCCGCGACTCGATCTGGGCGGCACGCATGCTGCTGCCGCTCGGCACCCGGCTCGCCCACGGCACGCTGCGCGTGCTCGCCGGACTGCAGGGCGAGAGCGACGTCGCGGCCACCGCGGAGCAGCCGGGCAAGATCATGCACGAGCTCCGCCGCGCGACCCTCAACATCCCCGGCGAGAGCATCGCCCTGCCGCCGCTCTACTACGGCACCGTCGACGCGACCGCCCTCTGGGTGTGCCTGCTGCACGATGCGTGGAAGTGGGGGCTCGCCGACGACGACGTGCGGGAACTGCTGCCCAACCTGCGGGCGGCCCTGGCCTGGATGCGCGACTCGGGCGACAGCGACGGCGACGGGCTGCTCGAGTACATCGACAGCACCGGCCACGGGCTCTCCAACCAGGGCTGGAAGGACTCGGGCGACTCCGTGCAGTGGCTCGACGGCACGCTCGCCGAGGGCCCGATCGCGCTCTGCGAGGTGCAGGCGTACGCGTTCGAGGCGGCGACGCACGGCGCCGATCTCCTCGAGCACTTCGGCGAGGACGGATCGGAGTGGCGAGCCTGGGCGGCGCGCCTGAAGCAGCGCTTCGACGAGACGTTCTGGATCGAGCACCCCGACGGCGCCTACCCCGCCATCGCGCTCGACGCGCAGAAGCGGCCGGTCGACACGGTCACGAGCAACCTCGGGCACCTGCTCGGCACGGGTCTGCTCGACCCCCGCCAGTCGGCACTTGTCGCGCGACGACTCGGTTCGCCGCAACTCGACTCCGGCTTCGGCCTGCGCACGATGTCGACGGACTCCGCCGGCTACTGGCCGCTGAGCTACCACGGCGGCACGGTGTGGACCCACGACACCGCGATCGCCATCGCCGGACTCGTCCGCGAGGGGCATCGGGAGGTCGCCGACTCGCTCATCCGCGGCCTGCTCGCCGCCGCATCCGGATTCGACTACCGGATGCCCGAACTGCACTCGGGCGACACCGCGACGGAGGTCGC carries:
- a CDS encoding glycogen debranching N-terminal domain-containing protein, which gives rise to MSESGETEHLQPLLHDRLVVLRAPAQAWSAHDGGIGSAAIDGVYVSDVRVVRGLRITVDGRRGEHIATSLDAADRARFIMLLRRLDDGGADPGVRAVHDRAVTADGTVESLTLSSRLGTPIRTTVTVEVVAETGDMDAIKAGVTGQAPASPTLADGRAGWGDEHVSAAFDAPGAELVVNGDRVTATWAVTVPAHGEVSIDWRVTAVDAHAVVGPGRGPRLTAPALTTGDERLARWVARAVDDLDALRLETKGLPGAEFLAAGAPWFFTLFGRDSIWAARMLLPLGTRLAHGTLRVLAGLQGESDVAATAEQPGKIMHELRRATLNIPGESIALPPLYYGTVDATALWVCLLHDAWKWGLADDDVRELLPNLRAALAWMRDSGDSDGDGLLEYIDSTGHGLSNQGWKDSGDSVQWLDGTLAEGPIALCEVQAYAFEAATHGADLLEHFGEDGSEWRAWAARLKQRFDETFWIEHPDGAYPAIALDAQKRPVDTVTSNLGHLLGTGLLDPRQSALVARRLGSPQLDSGFGLRTMSTDSAGYWPLSYHGGTVWTHDTAIAIAGLVREGHREVADSLIRGLLAAASGFDYRMPELHSGDTATEVATPVPYPAACRPQAWSAAAAVSVLASTLGLEPGDEGLAVSPSAVAGAVEVSGLRFGDAELRLRTDTAGDVLDASGAPIVVG